The genomic region GTTGTAATTTTTCACATATGTACCCTGTTATTAACCCTGAAACGCATCCCATAAACAAAAATCCCCAAATAAATATGAAAATTGATTTACTCATAATACTAATACTTCTAAAAAGCAAAAAGTAAACAACTATAAGTTGTGTTAAATTATGTACAAAAGCTCCTGCTATACAAATAGCAATCAGCGATAGATTTTCTCTATATCTAAATAATAAAATGGTCAAGAGGGTACTAGCCCCTCCTGAAATTAAACTTATTATAAAGCTTGGTGAAAAAAGTGTTCCTAACATCATTCCTTGAATAAAAATCCGAAGCAACAATATCTCTATTGCCATCTTCTCATCAAATTTTTCTAAAGCTATTATTGTTGCAATATTAGCTAATCCAAGCTTCATCCAAGGAAATGGTTTTGGAATTAAAGTTTCTATCAGTGATAAATAAAGAGCTAATAGCACAAATGCCGTTAGATATCTCCTTCTTTTATCTGTCATACTACACCTTTAAGTCAGTATTCATTCCTAATAGTTCTTTATTCTTTTCAAGAATAGGATTTACTTCTGTTTCTAAGAAGTCTACTACTTGTGCTGGAGCAAATCCAATAAAGTTTTTAGGGTCTAAAATTTCCATTAATTTTTCTCTATCTATATCAAAAGATAAATCATTAATAATTCTTTCAATTAAATCATTTTCTAATCCTTCAACTTTAACTTGCTTTCCTGCTTCCATTGAATGAACTCTTATTAACTCATGAAGCTCTTGTCTATCTCCACCTTTTTTTACACCTTCCATTATTATATACTCTGTTGCCATAAATGGAAGTTCTGCCATTATATGCTTTTCTATCATCTTAGGATAAACTACTAATCCTTCTAATATATTTTTCCAAATGATTAATATTGCATCTACAGCTAAAAATCCTTGTGGTAATGCTAATCTTTTATTTGCTGAATCATCAAGAGTTCTCTCAAACCACTGAGTTGATGCTGTCATAGCAGTACTTTGTTGTAACGCTATTACAAACTTTGCTAAAGAAGATATTCTTTCACTTCTCATTGGATTTCTTTTATAAGCCATTGCAGATGATCCAATTTGGCTCTTTTCAAATGGTTCTTCTATTTCTTTTAAATGTTGTAACAATCTTAAATCATTTGTAAACTTATGAGCAGACTGAGCTATATTACTTAATAGATTTGATATTTCAGAATCGATTTTTCTATCGTATGTTTGACCTGTAACTAAAAATCTTTTATTAAAGCCCATTTTTTCTGCAACTCTTTCATCTAATTCTTTTACTTTTTTATAATCTCCGTTAAATAACTCTTGGAATGATGCTTGTGTTCCAGTAGTTCCCTTTACACCTCTAAATCTTAAAGTATCTTGTCTAAATTCTAGCTCTTCTAAATCTAAAATTAAACTTTGTAACCAAAGTGTTGCTCTTTTACCAACTGTTGTTAATTGTGCAGCTTGGAAATGCGTAAATCCTAATGTTGGTAAATCTTTATATTCATTAGAAAACTTTGCTAATCCATCCATAACATTAATTAATTTTTTCTTTAAAATATTTAAAGCTTCTTTTATTTGAATTAAATCTGTGTTATCTCCAACATAAGCACTTGTTGCTCCTAAGTGAATTATTGGCATAGCTTTAGGTGCTGCTGTTCCAAATGTATGTACATGGGCCATTACGTCGTGTCTAAACTTTTTCTCCATTTCATCTGCTAGTTCATAATCAATATTATCTATATTAGCTTTCATTTCTGCTAATTGTTCCTCTGTAATGTCAAGCCCTAACTCCTTTTCAGTTTCAGCTAAAACATACCATAATTTTCTCCAAGTTGAAAATTTAAATTTTGGTGAAAATATTTCTAGCATCTCCTTTGAGCTATATCTTTCTGCTAAAGGATTCGAATAAATTTCTTTGTTCATTATAAGTTTTCCTCCTAAATATATATTAATTTCTTTCTAGCGACATCAAAATTGCTGTTTCTCCATTA from Cetobacterium somerae ATCC BAA-474 harbors:
- the purB gene encoding adenylosuccinate lyase; the protein is MNKEIYSNPLAERYSSKEMLEIFSPKFKFSTWRKLWYVLAETEKELGLDITEEQLAEMKANIDNIDYELADEMEKKFRHDVMAHVHTFGTAAPKAMPIIHLGATSAYVGDNTDLIQIKEALNILKKKLINVMDGLAKFSNEYKDLPTLGFTHFQAAQLTTVGKRATLWLQSLILDLEELEFRQDTLRFRGVKGTTGTQASFQELFNGDYKKVKELDERVAEKMGFNKRFLVTGQTYDRKIDSEISNLLSNIAQSAHKFTNDLRLLQHLKEIEEPFEKSQIGSSAMAYKRNPMRSERISSLAKFVIALQQSTAMTASTQWFERTLDDSANKRLALPQGFLAVDAILIIWKNILEGLVVYPKMIEKHIMAELPFMATEYIIMEGVKKGGDRQELHELIRVHSMEAGKQVKVEGLENDLIERIINDLSFDIDREKLMEILDPKNFIGFAPAQVVDFLETEVNPILEKNKELLGMNTDLKV
- a CDS encoding Gx transporter family protein; this encodes MTDKRRRYLTAFVLLALYLSLIETLIPKPFPWMKLGLANIATIIALEKFDEKMAIEILLLRIFIQGMMLGTLFSPSFIISLISGGASTLLTILLFRYRENLSLIAICIAGAFVHNLTQLIVVYFLLFRSISIMSKSIFIFIWGFLFMGCVSGLITGYICEKLQLRRERVLK